Proteins from a single region of Kwoniella dendrophila CBS 6074 chromosome 4, complete sequence:
- a CDS encoding ATP-dependent Clp endopeptidase, proteolytic subunit ClpP has translation MTKIVSSLLRPASIAASSIAGPSRIISKRNFGLFPKSNENGHYDQASNPVVRDSLVPIVVEQTARGERSYDIYSRLLRERVIFLGPVNSQDSTLLTAQLLFLEAEDPTRPIKLYINSPGGVVTSGLAIYDTMQYIQPPVHTFCLGQAASMGSLLLAGGEKGHRYALRNSSVMIHQPSGGAQGQASDIALHAKEILRIRSTLTDIYAEHCTKQTETRENARERFEKALERDYFMTSEEAIDFGIVDKIVTRRSDGQLGEEEVTK, from the exons ATGACCAAGATAGTTTCATCGTTATTACGTCCAGCAAGTATAGCTGCATCAAGTATAGCAGGACCATCAAGGATTATATCGAAACGaaattttggtttatttcctaaatcaaatgaaaatggtcatTATGATCAAGCATCTAACCCTGTAGTCAGAGATAGCTTGGTACCGATAGTGGTCGAGCAGACT GCCAGAGGGGAAAGAAGTTATGACATATATTCTAGATTATTGAGAGAACGAGTAATATTCTTAGGGCCA GTAAACTCACAAGATTCAACTCTATTAACAGCTCAATTGTTATTTTTGGAAGCTGAAGATCCAACTAGACCTATAAAGTTATATATAAATTCACCAGGTGGAGTAGTAACTTCTGGATTAGCAATATACGACACTATGCAATATATTCAACCACCTGTACATACATTCTGTTTAGGTCAAGCTGCAAGTATGGGTAGTCTGTTATTAGCTGGTGGTGAAAAGGGACATAGATATGCTTTGAGGAATAGTAGTGTTATGATACATC AACCCTCTGGAGGTGCACAAGGTCAAGCATCAGATATAGCTTTACATGCTAAAGAGATTTTACGTATAAGATCAACTTTAACTGATATTTATGCTGAACATTGTACAAAACAAACTGAAACAAGAGAAAATGCAAGAGAAAGATtcgaaaaagctttagaaagaGATTATTTTATGacttctgaagaagctattgattttggtattgtAGATAAAATTGTAACTAGAAGAAGTGATGGtcaattaggtgaagaagaagtgacTAAATAG
- a CDS encoding casein kinase I isoform delta, producing the protein MAYGVPASQNRMTSMDLRVGGKYRIGKKIGSGSFGDIYLGVNIVSGEEVAIKLESVKAKHPQLEYESKVYKTLAGGVGVPFVRWYGTECDYNAMVLDLLGPSLEDLFNFCNRKFSLKTVLLLADQLISRVEYIHSRNFIHRDIKPDNFLMGIGKRGNQVNVIDFGLAKKYRDPKTHLHIPYRENKNLTGTARYTSINTHLGVEQSRRDDLESLGYVLMYFLRGQLPWQGLKAATKKQKYDRIMEKKMTTPTEVLCRGFPNEFAIYLNYCRSLRFDDKPDYSYLRKLFRDLFVREGFQYDYVFDWSVQPPAKVQQQQDDSHLVAQQQAMQQKRRVMPEEQMGQGVGGENQRQLRSQTRNNREQGGW; encoded by the exons ATGGCGTATGGTGTTCCGGCTTCTCAAAACAGGATGACTTCCATGGACCTCAGAGTTGGTGGAAAGTACagaattggaaagaagattgGTAGTGGTTCTTTCg GTGATATCTACCTCGGTGTCAACATCGTTtctggtgaagaagttgccATCAAACTTGAATCCGTCAAAGCCAAACATCCACAATTGGAATATGAATCAAAAGTTTACAAGACTCTtgctggtggtgtaggtgtacCTTTCGTACGATGGTACGGTACTGAGTGTGATTACAATGCAATGGTTTTGGATTTACT TGGTCCATCACTCGAAGATTTGTTCAACTTCTGTAACCGAAAATTCTCCCTCAAGACCGTTCTTCTCCTTGCTGATCAACTTATCTCTCGAGTTGAATACATACATTCAAGAAACTTCATTCACCGAGATATCAAACCAGATAACTTCTTGATGGGTATTGGTAAACGAGGTAATCAAGTCAACGTCATTGATTTCGGTTTAGCCAAAAAATATCGAGATCCTAAAACCCATCTCCATATTCCTTACAGAGAAAACAAGAACTTGACTGGTACCGCTCGGTACACCTCAATCAACACACATTTAGGTGTAGAACAATCACGAAGAGATGATTTGGAATCCTTAGGTTACGTCCTTATG TACTTCTTACGAGGTCAATTACCATGGCAAGGTCTCAAGGCTGCTACTAAAAAGCAAAAGTACGACCGAATTATGGAAAAGA AAATGACTACCCCCACCGAAGTTCTCTGTCGAGGTTTCCCTAACGAGTTTGCTATTTACCTTAATTACTGTCGAAGTCTTCGATTCGACGACAAACCAGATTACTCATATCTCCGAAAATTGTTCAGAGACTTGTTTGTCAGAGAAGGATTCCAATACGATTACGTCTTCGACTGGTCTGTCCAACCTCCAGCTAAAgtccaacaacaacaagatgattCCCACTTAGTtgctcaacaacaagctatGCAACAAAAGAGAAGAGTCATGCCCGAAGAACAAATGGGACAAGGTGTAGGAGGTGAAAATCAAAGACAACTAAGAAGTCAAACTAGAAACAATAGAGAACAAGGTGGTTGGTAA
- a CDS encoding ribosomal protein L17: MKHGISQRKLGRMPAHRIALLRNLVSALLHHETIKTTLPKAKEAARMAEKIITLGKKGTNPAKSKAEAYLMPPHNSPTPSSSSLASSSTSLDPEEFIAPKTLLPKLFNELSSRYNSRSGGYTRIHKFGRRQGDNAPNAIVTLVDGPRDLKFELLARTVGKESLDLLQQKGSLEEISEDWDGLREKTKQKVEKVLKFKTDDEKNQFKQKAREFADYLQAEEAAYGGIKSPNVGVDTPKYRKPGMNTPKSGKLLRAGERLSGVSTHTTGLGLARGALARTPRGKQLIDKTPRFWGQARLPEGVAAQVV; the protein is encoded by the exons atgaaACATGGTATAAGTCAACGTAAACTGGGTAGAATGCCCGCTCATAGGATAGCAttgttgag AAATTTGGTATCTGCTTTATTACATCATGAAACTATAAAGACAACTCTaccaaaagctaaagaagctgctcGTATGGCTGAAAAG ATAATCACCCTTGGTAAAAAGGGAACGAATCCAGCTAAGAGTAAAGCTGAAGCATATTTAATG CCACCTCAcaattcacctacaccatcatcatcaagcttagcatcatcttcaacatcacttgatccagaagaattTATAGCTCCAAAaacattattacctaaattatttaatgaattatcatcaagatataattcAAGATCAGGTGGATATACAAGAATACATAAATTTGGTAGAAGACAAGGTGATAATGCACCAAATGCAATTGTAACTTTAGTTGATGGACCAAGAGATTtaaaatttgaattattagctagaACAGTCGGTAAAGaatctttagatttattacaACAAAAAGGTtctttagaagaaattagtGAAGATTGGGATggattaagagaaaaaacaaaacaaaaagttgaaaaagttttGAAATTTAAGActgatgatgagaaaaatcaattcaagcAGAAAGCCAGAGAATTTGCC GATTACcttcaagctgaagaagctgccTACGGGGGTATAAAATCACCAAATGTTGGTGTTGATACACCAAAATATCGAAAACCTGG TATGAACACACcgaaatcaggtaaattattacGAGCAGGAGAAAGGTTATCTGGTGTTTCTACGCATACAACGGGATTGGGATTAGCTAGAGGTGCATTGGCGAGAACACCCAGAGGTAAACAGTTGATAGATAAAACACCTAGATTCTGGGGTCAAGCTAGATTACCTGAGGGTGTAGCTGCTCAAGTTGTATAG
- a CDS encoding acyl carrier protein: MYRTLPVLRSALPSLRLRATSSIAKTIKPQPVTFQYRSYAAAAGLSKDDITSRVLDVLKSFEKVDHTKLTPGASFTSDLGLDSLDAVEVVMAIEEEFAIEIPDAEADEITTVQKAIDYVSHVSNT; encoded by the exons ATGTACAGAACACTTCCAGTACTTCGATCAGCTCTCCCTTCATTACGACTTAGAGCAACAAGTTCAATCgcaaaaacaattaaaccTCAACCTGTAACATTTCAATATAGAAGTTATGCAGCTGCAGCAGGTttaagtaaagatgatatcacTTCAAGAGTTTTAGATGTATTAAAAAGTTTCGAAAAAGTTGATCATACCAAG CTTACACCTGGAGCTTCATTCACCTCTGATCTCGGTCTCGATTCACTTGATGCTGTAGAAGTAGTTATGgccattgaagaagaattcgcTATTGAAATCcctgatgctgaagctgatgaaatcACAACTGTTCAAAAAG CTATTGACTACGTTTCTCACGTAAGTAATACATGA